The following DNA comes from Methanosarcina vacuolata Z-761.
AAACTGTGTCTTAATGATCCGCAGGCCCTCCTCGCAATCCTCTGGACATTTTCCACCTGTAATTACCAGCTTGCCAGTTCTGAATACAAGCACTACCACTTTGGGAGCCTCAAGCTTATAAACAAGCCCAGGAAATACCTCTGGCTCGTACTCGACGTTTTCCATTCCAAAGGCTGTCAAAATGGCGTTCAAGTTTAAATTCGTGTTCAAATCTGCGGAGGCTACTACATTTTGAACGTGAATCTCAGGCTCTGGATCTATTTCCTTGCAACCTATAGAACTGAGTTCATTAGCCAGATTGATCAGAGCCATATGAGCTTTATCGGTACTCCTGGCTCCAGCGCATACCACTTTTCCAGAGGTGAAAATTAGAAAGACAACCTTTGGATTCTCAATTCTGTATACAAGGCCGGGAAACTTCGTTTTGTTATATTCTGCGCCTTCAAGCCCAGCGTCCATTAATTTTTGCAGGTCGAAATCTTCTGCCAGCCTGGTAGATGCCACTATGTTCTCTATAGTTATTGTGGGTTCCATACAACATCCCATAGAATTATTGGTGATGGGCGTGAGTTATTGAAAAACATGATCACAAGAATACCTTCCTTTTTTTCAAACATGAGGATGAATTCTCTTTTTCGGAATTGGTCAGCAACTCACGGACATGACCTGATAATTATCGAATAATTATAATGACTGGTCTACATATTATTTATATTTTACTAATTACTTTAAACAACA
Coding sequences within:
- a CDS encoding TATA-box-binding protein: MEPTITIENIVASTRLAEDFDLQKLMDAGLEGAEYNKTKFPGLVYRIENPKVVFLIFTSGKVVCAGARSTDKAHMALINLANELSSIGCKEIDPEPEIHVQNVVASADLNTNLNLNAILTAFGMENVEYEPEVFPGLVYKLEAPKVVVLVFRTGKLVITGGKCPEDCEEGLRIIKTQFEELGLLY